The Victivallis sp. Marseille-Q1083 DNA window TAATCGGCATAATGATATTCCTGATGCCGGTTGGAATAATAGCTGTGCATCGAATGCCCCAGTTCATGCGCCAGGGTAAAAACATCGTTCAAAGTACCGTTGAAATTCAGCAGCAGATACGGATTGGTGTCATAGCAGCCGCTCGAATAGGCGCCGGAACGCTTGTTGCGGCACTCCGGCACATCCACCCAGCGCTCCCGGAACGCCCGGTCCAGCACCTGACAATATTCTTCGCCCAGCGGCCGCAGCGCCGCCTTGACCAGCCGGACCGCCTCCGGCCAGCTGAACTCCCGGCGGCAGTCGGACAACAGCGGCGCATAGATGTCGTACATATCCAGTTTCCGCAGTTTCAGCACCCTAGCGCGCAACTTCAAGTATTTGTGCAGCGCCGGCAGCTTGGCGTGCACCGCCTTGATCAGGTTGCGGTACACCTCCGCCGGCACGTTGTCATCGAACAGCGCCTGCTCCAGCGCCGACGGGTAATGCCGCAATTTGGCGCCGACGACATGTTTTTTGACCGTGCCGTCCAGCGTCGAGGCGAAGGTGTTGCGCAATTTTTCATAAGCCGTGAACATCGCCTTGAACGCCCGGCGCCGCACCTTGCGGTCGCCGCTCTCCAGAAATTTGATGTAATTGCCGTGGGTCAGTTCCACCTTCCGGCCGGCGGCATTGGTGATTTTCGGAAAAACCAGGTCGGCGTTGTTCAGCATCGAAAATGTTTTCGACGGCGTGCCGAGTACATCGGACAACGCGCCCAGCACACTCTCTTCCGCCTCGGACAACGTATGCCGCCGGCCGCGCAGCAGTTCTTCCATGCTGCGCTTGTAAAAGGCCATCTCCGGACTGTTCAGCAATTCCTCGATCCGCTCCGGCGCAATCGCCATGATCTCCGGCTCGAACCAGGCGGTTTTGGCGGAAATTTCGGCAAACAACGCCCCCGCCCGCTCGACCAGCGCCCGGTTCCCGCTGTTGGCGGTGTCTTCATCCGATTTCAAATGGCCGAAAACATAGACCTTCTCGCCGAGCCGCTCCATATCGTCCATCGCGGCGATCGCCGCCGCCAGCGTCTCCGCCGAGTCGGCCAGATGCCCCTTGAAGGTCATCACCTTGTCGACCAGCGGCATAATCTTCCGATAGTCGGCTTCCCATTCTGCCAGATCCCGGTAAACCACCGACAAATCCCAGGTCAACTCCTCGGGCAGTTCGGCCCGGCTCAACAGTTTATTGTTGCTCATCCGTACAACTCCTCAATTCTGATAACTGATCTTCCGGGCCGGACCGCCCAAAACATTCAACGGCCCGGCACCGTGTATGACAATTTCTTTTTCTTCCGGCAGGGCGATGAAAACCTGCTCCGCAAACGGCGCCAGCGGCGTGACCGCCAACCGGCCACCCGACTCCTCCACCCGGCAATTCAAGCCGATGACACCCAGCTCCGGCGACAAACCGAGCCGTTCCGGCGCAATCAGGGCAAACGTTTTCAGCCAACTGTCGACGCTGCGCGGCCACAGGTAAAAGGCCAGGCTGTTGTCCGGTTTTTTCGGATAACAGTGGC harbors:
- the pepF gene encoding oligoendopeptidase F, giving the protein MSNNKLLSRAELPEELTWDLSVVYRDLAEWEADYRKIMPLVDKVMTFKGHLADSAETLAAAIAAMDDMERLGEKVYVFGHLKSDEDTANSGNRALVERAGALFAEISAKTAWFEPEIMAIAPERIEELLNSPEMAFYKRSMEELLRGRRHTLSEAEESVLGALSDVLGTPSKTFSMLNNADLVFPKITNAAGRKVELTHGNYIKFLESGDRKVRRRAFKAMFTAYEKLRNTFASTLDGTVKKHVVGAKLRHYPSALEQALFDDNVPAEVYRNLIKAVHAKLPALHKYLKLRARVLKLRKLDMYDIYAPLLSDCRREFSWPEAVRLVKAALRPLGEEYCQVLDRAFRERWVDVPECRNKRSGAYSSGCYDTNPYLLLNFNGTLNDVFTLAHELGHSMHSYYSNRHQEYHYADYSIFVAEVASTTNELLLHHYLYRDTADRQFQAYLLCHLIDEIRGTIYRQTMFAEFELLMHELSARGVPLSADRLSQEYKALNDFYYGDAVKSDPLIAMEWARIPHFYYNFYVYKYATGMSAALKLSQNILSGDPEKLERYFGFLKAGDSKDVLDIMADAGVNLATPEAIEKALEEFEKVVDQLAEKLN